The region TTCACGCTACCACGTAGATGTACCATGAGGAAAACATTACACTATGTGAAAgccgccagacacagaaggccatgcGTTGAGTTCCATGGGAGGGAGAGCTCCACATGGGGGAAACCTCTGTcgacagaaagcagataagtggttgccaagAGCTATTTATTGggagcgtgtgtatgtgtgtgctcgggggtggggggacgacGAGCATGGGGAGTGAGTGCTTAACGGGTACAGGGGTTTCTTGGCGGGGTggtgaaaatgctttggaagcagaCGGTTGTGATTGTTCCACGACATCACGAATGTACTTGACACCATGTCGTACCcgtcccccacccctctttctttatcttgcctgcgATGCTCGGGTCCTACAGAAGGCGAGCGCTGCCACAGAGGGAGGGCCCAGGGGCGAGAGCGTGCGGGTGCCTTGCACCTGCCCTGGCCGGCCGTTTGTAGGCCCAGGCCCGCTCCCTCGGGGTCAACTGGAGGGCAGTGACGTCACCAGTGTGCGCGGCCACGAGCCTGTTCCGGACCAATGAGGGGCCGGGTCGCGGTAGCTAGGTTACGGAGTACGGGCCAAGTACCGACATCTTGAGAGGCATCCAGTCGAGCCAGACCTCGCAGATTGATCGGTCGTCTCCAAGGCCCGGCATGCCGAGCAGGAGGACGAGCCGTCCACGGTCGTCCGGTCTCAATAGGTGCCGTGCCGCCGCTCTCGCGCCCACCGAGCCGAGCTGACATTCTCCGTGAGCCACCCGGAGCGCCTCCTGCGGGAGGGCCACTACGCCCAGTGCCCGAGTTCGTGTGCGCCGGTCTTTCTAGGTGCCATCGTCGAGTACGTGACGGCCAAGGTCTTGGAGCTGGCGAGCGACGAGGCccggaggagcagcaggagatgcATCACCTTGGAGCTGTTGGACGTGGCCGTGCACAGCAACGCGCTGCTCAGTGGCTTCTTCGTGACTACAACCATCTCCCAGGTGGCCCCAGCCTAGCTGTGGACGCCTGGCACCCAGGGGGCCTCACCAGCCCACCGATCCTCGTCTACTCCTGCTAGCCCGGCGCCAGCCCCTTCCGTCACAGCCAGCCGGGACAGCCCTGGCCTGTCTTGTGCCTTTGGCGCCTTGTGTCATTAAAGTGTTTGAAAGTACCCACAGGCTTGCTCTATAAATTTTGTGTCAGAGTGGGGTGTGAGACACCCAATGTTGGACGGACGGGCAGGGAGTGGCGAGGGtcagggaacagggagggcaCAGGGGAGCAGACTCTCGTGGTGACAATGGGGGTTGGTGTCCCCGTGTGGGAGGTGCTGTCTGGGGCGGGGGCACAGGAGGCTCCCACGTGGACCCTGAGCTAGTCACCAGAACGATGGTGTTCGTTGGGGTGGAGCTCAAGGCTAAGACTGAGGTGTCCTGGTAGGATGAATGTCAAAAGGGGTTATGTTATGGAGGGGGACGGAGCCTCAGGTGGCATGGGAGCTCAAGTCAAGGGCTCAAGTGGGGCAGGGACGTTGACTGCCAGAGAGAGGAGTGATTGATGGGTGGGAACAATGCAGAAATCCCCAAAGGCGGAACTGGGGTCACAGGGGGTCAAGAGTTTAGTTTTGGCCTTGttcagagggagaggctgggagacgCCCTTAGCTACCGGGATACGCAAGCTGTAGCCTAGCAACAGCGCGGTCAGGCCAGGCCCCGTCTCAGATGCCGCTCTCTGCGTATCACCAGGGCGACAGGACCGTGGCAGGTGTCCCGGGGCTGCGCCCAGGAGTGGCTGTCTATGTGGCCTGTTGCCAGCTGGCGGTAGCACGCTTCCAGCAGGCGCTCTTCCACCGGCCATGGAGGAGCTGGCCCTCACTCAGGCTGTCCGCCTCTTCCTGCGACAGGAGAGTGATGCTTGCCAGGGCCTGGTCATGGAGGTGTACCTTGATgtgatttttctaagagtttttaagtGTCAGCCCTTAGATCTGTCAtccattttgaatgaatttttatacatggtgtgagatagaagtccaagttcactcttttgcatgtggatatccagttgtcacagcaccatttgtgacagggattattcttttcccccactgaatggtcttggaaccTGTACTGAAAATCGACTATACACAGATATCAGGGTTAATTTCTGACTCTAAATCACGCATTTATTATGTTACTTTAATCTACGGACATGTCTACATCGAGGGTCACTTGTGGGCCAAACAAAGTGCTAGGGATTGGAGATATAAAGACGGATAGCCTTAGTAGATTCTCCTGTGGTTATTATCAACTGACTGTTCTCTTGTTCAGTGGCTGAGAAAGTTGAAAATGTGGCTTTGGCCCAGGAGAGCCTCATTGTCGTAGAGACGTCCAGCTGTGGGAGTGAATGACTCTGAACCACCCACGCTCACCTCCTCCATGACCCGGGCAAGGATTAGAACAGACAGCGCTGAGCAACGCTTCCATACCACTGTTTGGTCATCATGGCCTACTTAGGGTCCGATGGCTATAAACAGTTGTGCGAGCTTGACTACAGCTCATCTGGCTTGGATCTCAGAGTTCCAGAGCTTCAAAGGTAACTGGGCAAAATGTGCCTGCTTCTGGTAGAGGCCCCTATTATCTTGGAGGAGTGAGTGTACTCGGGATGAAAGGAATAAGGACCCTCGGGCCTAAAGcagtgggagaggcaaggaaTGTGAGCCCGCGGTCCCTGAGCCAATCAGAGAGGGCCGTGATGGGGTCTGGGAAGGTGAGGTCGGCTAGGACATCATGAAGCCCCTGTTCCTGGGGTGAGGTCCTAAGTAGAGGGAAGACATGGGGGAACGGGCCTGCAAGGCTAAAGCGGAGGTAGGGGCTGGGAAATGAGGCccggtgtaagaacccaaatgccccaagggatcacaccctgatcacataagtccttctcggccacaccccatcatggcgctggttgccctttccttccgtattctccttcctacCGGCGCAAATcgtacaccaatcagctcaccccccaagccccatgcggtatgctaagtagggactgtatcttaagccaatcagctttccctaaaaaccctatgtatatgtttgtgtgccgcctaataaacgagccctctccggtgggtcatcaactggtgtcgactcgtcctttcacccgGACACCTCGGCCAATgataggggtgggggtgggggcgggcgGGGCCTGCTCCGGGCCTTGTAAGTGCGGGTTTCTGCGCGGGAACGCACACCACGAAGGCAGTGAGCAGCTCTCTCCACCCCAGGGGCATCCTTCAGGCGTCTTCAAGCCCTCAGGTGAGGTGGTGCGGTCCCGCTGGGGCCAGAGGACGATGGGGACGGGAGCACGCAGGGACTCCGTGGCGGGGCTGTCGCGCCTTTGGGAGCCCTAGGGGCCCGGATTGGGGTTGGCTTTTCCCGTCAGCGCCGCGGGGCGAGACTCGTGCCTTTGTCTGCCCTCGGCACGCCTCCTGTGCGAGATGCCGAGCCCTCCCGGGGGTCGGGCCCTGGAAGGCCCAAGGGGGGACCCCCAAAGCGGCCGGCGGGTCCGCGGAAGAAGTGCAGGTCGGAGGCTTCGAGGACGAAGCGGAGTTGAGGGCTCGCCCGGAATGGGCCCTCTGGGCCTGgcccctcgctccctcccctccCGTGGCCCTTCGGCCGGGCGCCCGACCAGGATGACAGTTATTTTCCAATGAAAGCAAGATGCTCCTGTCAAAGTGGCCTGTGCGCCCGGCCCTGTTATTTGTTTGTCCCGGTTTCCCCAGCTTTGAGGTTGGCTTCTGAGCGCTTGGCACGGGAGGGTCATAGGGTAAGGTCAACTGAATGGAGGGGACGTGTTTGAAACTACTGGCCGCTTGGGGGCGTGTCTGTTCTACTCTGGTCGCTAGACGTGTCTCGCCCCACCAGGGTGGGAACAGACATGCGCAGGAGAGCTCCGCCTTCCGGTTTCTGGGGTCTCTTATTCTTTGTTCTGGACAAACCTAGAATGTTCAGAGGCCGCCGCAAGGCATTTCATCAGGTCCACAGCAAGACTCTTCTGAGCCTTGTCTCCTTGCCTCGCCCTTGACAGAGAAAACGTGGTGAAATAAGACTCTGTGTATTTAGCGTATCCCATTCTGCTGAAGTCGTGAGTCTGATCCTAATTAGCTGCCCCTTCTTACAGTGTTTACAAACCGCTGCCACAAGGGGCTAGTATAAGACGAGTAACCAGTTACGACCGGATTaaatcctctcccctctcttattGCAGCACCTTAATCTACTGTTTGGgggcatttaaaatggaaagaaattagtaCAACTTTGGCCACCCCTTTTTGTGTGCTGCTCCCCATCCTCCAAGAAAAATGCCGtcgccaccccacccccccccaccccccggtaatTGAACAGACAGCGAAGATTCTTAGATAGTGCTGTGATCTATTAGAAAATCATTGACTGGTTGAaccaagtttttattatattcttcgaCCCCTCATTGTTCCTGTGCTTCTCTTACCTCCATTGTACCTttgctgtgattttaaaagagTCGGACATGTTGGCTCCGGGTTTCTAGAGCGTCTTGGTTTCTAGTGTATCCTGATCTAAGGGCATTTTCTGCTTATCAGAATAGGGGTATTGAAGtgaatttcaaagtaatgaaaatagaattcttctAAGATGCGCTGGTGTTTTCCTGTGGAAGATCagtaggtaaaatatacatgactatTACGTTTGAACATTTATGACTGTTACTACTTTGTCTGACGATAGTTCTGCCAgggaagtttcttaaaagaaattgttttcggTCTTTCTTTTAGTCAAGATGAGTGATAAGCCAGACTTGTCGGAGGTGGAGAAGTTTGACaagtcaaaactgaagaaaactcataccgaggaaaaaaatactcttccctCAAAGGAAAGTAAGTCATGGAGGGTTTCTAGCTGAGACAGACAATGGTGAAAGTTGGTATCTTCAGTGAATAAACCtatcttctagtaatttttactATCGAGGAAGTAATTATTagagtaccattttattttatgcagccaTGACAACTATCAAAGAGTTGTCTCCTTCTTTGGATTATATAAATGGTTCGCACATGATAGGCCCTAGTAGTAATGGGGAAGTAAAAACCACTTCCCTgttggaaaattactaaaacacaCATTGAAACCAATCTTAAACATTGGACTTAGCACTAGAAAAACCTTACTTCTGTCTACTTTTAGTTATTTGGCATTTTTATGCATCTAGAAATTTGAGTCCATTATCTCATGCCTAAAGAACCATGCCAGCTCTGCGGTCTGGGCCTTCTCCAATCTGGTGACAAGATAGGGATGCAGAACGAGTTTCGATCTTGGGTGCACTTGAGGCTCCCAGACTTAAGGGATCAGTTTTGCCCTCCAGAGTAACAGACAGCTGGAGAAACTCCAAGCATATTCACAACAGCTGAGgggcattttc is a window of Cynocephalus volans isolate mCynVol1 chromosome X, mCynVol1.pri, whole genome shotgun sequence DNA encoding:
- the LOC134368292 gene encoding histone H2A-Bbd type 2/3-like encodes the protein MRGRVAVARLRSTGQVPCRRSRAHRAELTFSVSHPERLLREGHYAQCPSSCAPVFLGAIVEYVTAKVLELASDEARRSSRRCITLELLDVAVHSNALLSGFFVTTTISQVAPA
- the LOC134368293 gene encoding thymosin beta-15A, coding for MSDKPDLSEVEKFDKSKLKKTHTEEKNTLPSKETIQQEKQCAQTS